The Pelmatolapia mariae isolate MD_Pm_ZW linkage group LG10_11, Pm_UMD_F_2, whole genome shotgun sequence genome includes a region encoding these proteins:
- the LOC134637120 gene encoding odorant receptor 131-2-like codes for MLTVSRSNITAVFQYPDFLRIMIISTLTTFPSCVFLFINGTMLFTLRSKPVFHETPRYILLYNLLFAETVQLAQSQLLFLLSVSQVKLFYPVCGVLLFFTSLTTVISPLTLVVMPLERYVAVCYPLRHATIITIRNTVVGVIVTWAVSSVNILIRGLLVVKVLLKLENVNVKDHCNNIDILLGLNTDHYDKAFTCVIFVSAAVAIIFSYIGVVAAARSASADKGLARKARTTLLLNLVQLCLSLCSTIYRPLLTALSRTVTMTAFSWIQNVFYVCLVVLPRFLTSLIYGLRDQTIRPVLMYHLCCRCLK; via the coding sequence ATGTTGACTGTATCTCGATCTAACATCACTGCTGTATTCCAGTATCCGGACTTCCTGAGGATAATGATTATTTCCACATTAACTACATTTCCAtcctgtgtttttctcttcatTAATGGGACCATGTTGTTCACATTGAGGAGTAAGCCGGTGTTTCATGAGACCCCACGTTATATTCTTCTTTATAACCTTCTTTTTGCTGAAACTGTGCAGCTGGCACAGAGTCAgcttctttttctgctctctgttAGTCAAGTAAAATTGTTTTATCCTGTTTGTGGAGTTCTCCTTTTTTTCACAAGTCTCACAACTGTGATCTCCCCTCTCACGCTGGTGGTGATGCCTCTGGAGAGATATGTAGCTGTGTGCTACCCACTGAGGCATGCGACCATCATCACCATTAGAAACACAGTGGTGGGCGTCATTGTGACTTGGGCTGTCAGCTCAGTAAACATCCTCATTCGAGGCCTTTTGGTGGTGAAAGTTTTACTAAAGttggaaaatgtaaatgtgaaagACCATTGTAATAACATTGATATACTGCTCGGCTTAAACACTGATCATTATGACAAAGCCTTcacttgtgttatttttgtatCAGCTGCTGTGGCAATCATTTTCTCTTATATTGGGGTTGTAGCAGCAGCCAGGTCAGCCTCTGCAGACAAGGGTCTAGCTCGTAAAGCCCGTACCACACTGCTGCTGAACCTGGTGCAGCTGTGCCTCAGTCTCTGCTCAACCATTTATCGCCCATTGCTCACAGCACTTTCGAGAACTGTAACAATGACAGCATTCTCATGGATCCAGaatgttttttatgtgtgtttggtTGTATTACCCAGATTTCTGACTTCTCTCATTTATGGGCTAAGAGATCAGACCATCAGACCTGTCCTCATGTATCATCTATGCTGTCGTTGTTTGAAGTAG
- the LOC134637128 gene encoding odorant receptor 131-2-like: MSDISQSQTNISVGLHDLERGLLSSLTTLPCCVFFCINVIMLFTLRSKSVFRETCRYILLYNLILADTLQMAVSQILYMMSICRITLPYPVCGILVMFANLTNEISPLTLVLMSLERYVAVCYPLRHATIITIRNTEVAIIMIWIFCSLNILIRVLLLLEFPFEELQSLQMKDFCSTFFMFLTPVSHEYDKAYTCFLFVSAFVGVTCSYIGVMLAARLASTDKASARKARNTLLLHLVQLGFSLSSTVNNALLLVISKTVSRRVLVVVQNVFYVFLIILPRCLSALIYGLRDQTIRPILVYNLCCQLKLTVVTGNAKDAEATVKSFIKIHLKLPEDTVKNIAFDRVHRLGGVRSPAGRPRPIVAKFGQFKQKEQVKSRGRELKGTDFSVNDQFPKEILERRKVLFPVRRNFIQRGSRAVISVDRLYVDGQLYRDPGTTPWLY, from the exons ATGTCTGATATATCTCAATCTCAGACCAACATCTCTGTTGGACTGCATGACCTAGAAAGAGGTTTGCTCTCCTCCCTGACTACATTACCATGCTGTGTTTTCTTCTGCATTAATGTGATCATGTTATTCACCTTGAGGAGTAAATCAGTGTTTCGTGAAACCTGCCGTTACATTCTCCTGTATAACCTCATTCTTGCAGACACTCTACAGATGGCAGTGAGCCAGATACTATACATGATGTCTATTTGTAGAATAACGTTACCGTATCCTGTCTGTGGTATTCTTGTCATGTTTGCTAATCTCACCAATGAAATCTCTCCTCTCACTCTGGTGCTGATGTCTCTGGAGCGATATGTAGCTGTGTGTTACCCACTGAGACACGCTACTATCATCACCATCAGAAACACAGAGGTGGCCATTATTATGATTTGGATCTTTTGTTCACTGAATATTCTCATTCGAGTTCTGCTGCTGTTAGAATTTCCATTTGAAGAGCTGCAGAGTCTGCAGATGAAAGACTTCTGTAGtacttttttcatgtttctcaCACCTGTATCTCATGAGTATGACAAAGCTTACACTTGCTTTCTGTTTGTGTCGGCTTTTGTTGGAGTCACTTGCTCCTATATAGGTGTTATGTTGGCAGCCAGATTGGCCTCCACAGACAAAGCTTCAGCCCGGAAGGCTCGTAACACCCTGCTGCTACATCTGGTGCAGCTCGGCTTCAGCCTCTCTTCAACTGTGAACAATGCATTACTTTTAGTTATCTCAAAAACTGTTTCAAGAAGGGTGCTGGTGGTTgtgcaaaatgttttttatgtgtttcttATCATTCTCCCCAGATGTCTGAGTGCACTTATTTATGGTCTCAGAGACCAGACCATCAGACCCATCCTTGTTTATAATCTATGTTGTCAATTGAAACTCACAGTTGTGACAGGGAATGCTAAG gacgcggaggcaacggtgaaaagcttcattaaaatccacctgaagctgccggaggacaccgtAAAGAACATCGCCTTCGATAGAGTGCATCGCTTGGGGGGCGTGAGGTCgccggccgggagaccacgtcctattgtggccaaattcggccaattcaaacagaaggagcaggtgaagagtcgcggcagggagctgaaaggaacggacttcagcgtgaacgaccagttccccaaagagatcctggaacgacgcaagGTCCTGTTTCCAGTTCGACGTAACTTCATCCAGAGAGGCTCCCGTGCTGTCATCTccgtggaccggctctacgtggacggacagctctaccGCGACCCCGGCACCACTCCGTGGTTATATTGA